From a single Campylobacter concisus genomic region:
- the mgtE gene encoding magnesium transporter, giving the protein MSQELEEAKELIDQHLDENLEDNELSPYELAQHLKTLKKHDEELFAQYLEKLDPEILGDVAIELPDHMLKDVIDTLPAEKIVEALEELESDDATDLLQYIEDIDEDKARELFNELDRENQNEILRLRSYEEDRAGAHMQTELFSAHLEEKLGSAVARLRREKQEGKLENISQLFIIDKNGVLQYAIPLEDLILFDFTKTLKQNIESAQIDHYKPHVANDMDLMQNVADMFQEYDLNVIAVTSSTGILLGRITSDDIHDYIQESATEQIYNLAGVDDESEEDDTLFKAGRGRAVWLGVNLLTALFSSSIIGLFDETIAAYVALAVLMPIVASMGGNTGTQALAVTVRRLALGEIEFKDAKNVLKREVSISLINGLIFGVVMGIIASVWFDKGMLGVVIGLSMVTNLFFAGFFGTIIPLTLRRFNIDPAVGSAVILTTFTDAIGFFSFLGLAKWILL; this is encoded by the coding sequence TTGAGCCAAGAACTAGAAGAAGCAAAAGAGCTGATAGACCAGCATTTAGATGAAAATTTAGAAGATAATGAACTCTCACCTTATGAGCTAGCCCAACACCTAAAAACACTTAAAAAGCATGACGAAGAGCTTTTTGCTCAGTATCTTGAGAAGCTAGATCCTGAAATTTTAGGTGATGTTGCTATCGAGCTACCTGATCACATGCTAAAAGACGTGATCGACACACTACCAGCCGAAAAGATAGTAGAGGCGCTTGAAGAGCTAGAGAGTGATGATGCGACTGACTTGCTTCAATATATCGAGGATATTGACGAGGATAAAGCTAGAGAGCTCTTTAATGAGCTTGATAGAGAAAACCAAAATGAAATTTTAAGACTTAGAAGTTACGAAGAAGATAGAGCCGGTGCTCACATGCAAACAGAGCTTTTCTCGGCTCACCTTGAAGAAAAGCTTGGCAGTGCAGTAGCAAGGCTTAGACGAGAAAAGCAAGAAGGCAAGCTAGAAAATATCTCGCAGCTTTTTATTATCGATAAAAATGGCGTTTTACAATACGCTATCCCGCTTGAAGATCTTATACTTTTTGATTTTACAAAGACGCTAAAGCAAAATATCGAGTCAGCACAGATCGATCATTACAAGCCACATGTTGCAAATGATATGGACCTTATGCAAAATGTCGCTGATATGTTTCAAGAGTACGATCTAAACGTTATTGCAGTTACTAGTAGTACTGGGATTTTACTTGGTCGTATCACATCTGATGACATCCACGACTACATTCAAGAGAGTGCAACTGAGCAAATTTATAACCTAGCCGGCGTTGATGACGAGTCAGAAGAGGATGATACGCTATTTAAAGCGGGTCGTGGTCGTGCGGTTTGGCTTGGTGTAAATTTGCTAACAGCTCTTTTTAGCTCGTCTATAATCGGACTTTTTGACGAGACAATCGCAGCCTACGTCGCTCTTGCTGTTTTAATGCCAATAGTTGCGTCAATGGGTGGGAATACCGGCACGCAAGCGCTTGCCGTTACGGTTCGCCGTCTGGCACTTGGTGAGATCGAGTTTAAAGATGCCAAAAATGTCCTAAAACGTGAGGTTAGTATTTCACTCATAAATGGACTAATCTTTGGTGTGGTAATGGGCATAATCGCCTCTGTTTGGTTTGACAAAGGTATGCTTGGCGTTGTTATCGGGCTTAGCATGGTTACGAATTTATTTTTTGCTGGCTTTTTTGGCACGATCATACCTTTGACGCTAAGGCGCTTCAACATAGATCCTGCAGTCGGCTCAGCCGTCATTCTTACTACTTTTACTGATGCGATAGGATTTTTTAGCTTTTTAGGACTTGCAAAATGGATACTACTATAA
- a CDS encoding NUDIX domain-containing protein produces MDTTITNLEILPLGESKYLKPFKMKFMQNGVQRDWDCVKVMNSVSIFLYHEQKDAFLFVKQFRPAVWYSQEKEGIKTNEQGFTYELCAGLMDKGLSEEQTAREEAIEEVGYELKEIERITMTYGAFGFGGNMQTMFYAKIDESMKVNSGGGVDGEDIELVFIKREDMMKFAFDESKVKGFGLIFAYLWWEKFKS; encoded by the coding sequence ATGGATACTACTATAACTAATTTAGAAATTCTGCCTCTTGGTGAGTCAAAATATCTAAAGCCATTTAAGATGAAATTTATGCAAAATGGTGTCCAAAGAGATTGGGACTGCGTAAAAGTGATGAATAGCGTTAGTATTTTTTTATATCACGAGCAAAAAGATGCCTTTTTGTTCGTAAAGCAGTTTCGCCCGGCTGTTTGGTACTCACAAGAAAAAGAAGGCATCAAAACAAATGAGCAAGGCTTTACTTACGAGCTTTGCGCAGGACTTATGGATAAAGGACTAAGCGAAGAGCAAACAGCTAGAGAAGAAGCGATCGAAGAAGTGGGCTATGAGCTAAAAGAGATAGAGCGTATCACGATGACATACGGTGCTTTTGGCTTTGGAGGCAACATGCAAACTATGTTTTACGCAAAGATCGATGAGAGCATGAAGGTAAATTCTGGCGGTGGCGTCGATGGCGAAGATATCGAGCTTGTTTTCATAAAACGAGAAGATATGATGAAATTTGCCTTCGACGAGAGCAAAGTCAAGGGTTTTGGGCTCATCTTTGCTTATTTGTGGTGGGAGAAATTTAAAAGCTAA
- a CDS encoding menaquinone biosynthesis decarboxylase: MDYIKLLKENNLLRVIDEPADIDLEIAHTSYIEVKREGSQALLFKNPVCKKTGRKFAPVLTNIYGSKHALELIFGVQPDEIAAEIEKLLKPKKPENFKEKLDFLTYLFNMRKIFTKRLKGEGECQQVKFIGEEADLLSLPALKTWPHDGGAFITMGQVYTQSLDGNLQNLGMYRLQIYDKNRLGMHWQIHKDGANFFHEYKRAGKKMPVSVAIGGDPLYIWCGQAPLPKGIFELLLYGFIRKEPAKLVKSLTNEIYVPHDADYVIEGFVDTTKCELEGPFGDHTGFYTPIEPFPVMDVTAITSKHEPVFHATVVGKPPLEDKYMGWATERVFLPLLRTTVPELLDYNMPENGVFHNLILAKINTLYPAHAKQAMHAFWGVGQMSFVKHAIFVGADAPELKDYDEFTSFVLNYFGSQSVLISQGVCDQLDHASPNSCFGGKLGVDATQDFCKFNPMVLSDSELLAKFQSIAPNVKELKQFKSDTKTPICVVKFEKDCVVKELFDKLLTFREFFKLLIVVDMQNHLENPYMLLWRVTNNIDALRDIFIDGENFCVDATSKDELEGYTRGWPLQTDCDREVVADLVKRGIVKDDPELFKKFEIFG, from the coding sequence ATGGACTACATCAAGCTTTTAAAAGAAAATAATCTACTTCGCGTCATCGACGAGCCAGCAGATATTGATCTTGAGATCGCGCACACAAGCTATATCGAGGTCAAGCGCGAGGGTTCGCAAGCGCTACTTTTTAAAAACCCAGTTTGCAAAAAAACTGGGCGTAAATTTGCCCCAGTGCTTACAAATATTTATGGCTCAAAACACGCACTTGAGCTGATATTTGGCGTGCAGCCTGATGAGATCGCAGCCGAGATAGAAAAGCTTTTAAAGCCCAAAAAACCTGAAAATTTCAAAGAAAAGCTTGATTTTTTAACCTATCTTTTTAATATGAGAAAAATTTTCACTAAGAGATTAAAAGGTGAGGGCGAGTGCCAGCAAGTAAAATTTATAGGCGAAGAGGCTGACCTTTTGAGCCTACCTGCGCTAAAGACATGGCCGCATGATGGCGGTGCTTTTATTACGATGGGACAGGTCTATACGCAAAGCTTGGATGGAAATTTGCAAAATTTAGGCATGTATAGACTGCAAATTTATGACAAAAATCGCCTTGGCATGCACTGGCAGATCCACAAAGACGGCGCAAATTTCTTTCACGAGTACAAGCGTGCAGGCAAAAAGATGCCAGTCTCTGTAGCCATTGGCGGCGATCCACTCTACATCTGGTGTGGGCAAGCACCGCTTCCAAAGGGGATTTTTGAACTTTTGCTTTATGGTTTTATCCGCAAAGAGCCAGCCAAACTTGTAAAATCCTTAACGAATGAAATTTACGTCCCGCACGATGCAGACTACGTGATAGAGGGCTTTGTGGATACGACTAAGTGCGAGCTTGAGGGGCCATTTGGCGATCATACCGGCTTTTATACGCCTATCGAGCCTTTTCCAGTGATGGATGTAACGGCGATAACTAGCAAGCATGAGCCGGTATTTCACGCGACTGTGGTTGGAAAGCCGCCACTTGAGGATAAATATATGGGCTGGGCGACTGAGCGGGTTTTTTTGCCACTTTTGCGAACGACCGTGCCTGAACTACTGGACTACAATATGCCTGAAAATGGCGTTTTTCACAACCTAATCTTAGCCAAGATAAATACGCTCTATCCAGCTCATGCAAAGCAGGCCATGCACGCATTTTGGGGCGTTGGGCAGATGAGCTTTGTAAAACATGCCATTTTTGTTGGAGCCGATGCGCCTGAGCTTAAAGACTATGATGAATTTACTAGCTTTGTTTTAAATTATTTTGGTAGTCAGAGTGTGCTAATAAGCCAAGGTGTGTGCGACCAGCTCGATCACGCCAGCCCAAACTCGTGTTTTGGTGGCAAACTCGGCGTAGATGCGACGCAGGATTTTTGTAAATTTAACCCTATGGTTTTAAGCGACAGCGAGCTTTTGGCTAAGTTTCAAAGTATAGCGCCAAATGTAAAAGAGCTTAAGCAGTTTAAATCGGATACTAAAACACCTATTTGTGTGGTGAAATTTGAAAAAGATTGTGTGGTAAAAGAGCTTTTTGACAAGCTTTTGACATTTAGAGAATTTTTCAAACTCCTTATCGTTGTAGATATGCAAAATCACCTTGAAAACCCATATATGCTACTTTGGCGTGTGACAAATAATATCGATGCTTTGCGTGATATTTTCATAGATGGTGAAAATTTCTGCGTAGATGCGACGAGCAAGGACGAGCTAGAGGGATATACGCGTGGCTGGCCGTTACAAACGGATTGTGACCGCGAAGTAGTTGCTGATCTAGTTAAGCGCGGTATAGTAAAAGATGACCCAGAATTATTTAAAAAATTTGAAATATTTGGTTAG
- a CDS encoding Imm10 family immunity protein: MFLLNFKAKAISATKNSKDNYYMIGLADDKYDYKNYIIFQRPIKLKKGDDENAEINGLYAECNGDICYNACNRVKITDKSIIFEVQDSLICVDVEGVKLNERFMKYCKEIFGELLKCSISK, translated from the coding sequence GTGTTTTTGCTAAATTTTAAAGCAAAAGCCATAAGTGCTACAAAAAATAGCAAAGACAACTACTATATGATCGGTCTTGCAGACGACAAATATGACTACAAAAACTACATAATCTTTCAAAGACCGATCAAACTAAAAAAGGGCGACGACGAAAACGCCGAGATAAACGGCCTATACGCCGAGTGCAATGGCGACATTTGCTACAACGCTTGCAATCGGGTGAAGATCACTGATAAGAGTATCATTTTTGAGGTGCAAGATAGTCTTATTTGCGTAGATGTCGAGGGTGTAAAGCTTAATGAGCGCTTTATGAAATACTGCAAAGAGATATTTGGCGAACTACTAAAATGTAGCATATCGAAGTAA
- the hemC gene encoding hydroxymethylbilane synthase — translation MKEIKIATRKSILALWQSEHIKARIESKHNDIKVELVGMKTKGDVILDTPLAKIGGKGLFTKELEDSMLKGETDIAVHSLKDVPVVFPEGLKLAAICSREDTRDAMISEKFAKFSDLPHGAKVGTTSLRRKMQLLIMRPDLEIISLRGNVQTRLRKLKEGEFDAIILAMAGINRLNIKAEVAHIYTFGFDEMIPAMGQGALGVEARDEKQILDEISFLNDENAVIETTIERDFVSVLEGGCQVPIGISARLKGDEISIDAIVGLPDGSEYIKDSLKTSKDKFQSIGKELAHKFIEKGARELLKRAEEMA, via the coding sequence ATGAAAGAGATAAAAATAGCAACTAGAAAGAGTATCTTAGCTCTTTGGCAAAGCGAGCATATCAAAGCTAGAATAGAATCAAAGCATAATGATATAAAAGTTGAGCTTGTTGGCATGAAGACAAAGGGCGACGTGATCCTTGATACGCCACTTGCGAAGATCGGTGGCAAAGGGCTTTTTACAAAAGAGCTTGAAGATAGCATGCTAAAAGGCGAGACTGACATCGCCGTGCATAGCCTAAAAGACGTCCCTGTAGTCTTTCCAGAAGGACTTAAACTTGCTGCCATTTGCTCACGTGAGGACACAAGAGATGCGATGATAAGTGAGAAATTTGCTAAATTTAGCGACTTGCCACACGGCGCAAAGGTTGGTACAACGAGCCTACGCCGCAAGATGCAGCTACTTATCATGAGGCCTGATCTTGAGATCATTTCGCTTCGTGGAAATGTGCAAACTAGACTTAGAAAGCTAAAAGAGGGTGAATTTGACGCGATCATTTTGGCGATGGCTGGCATAAATCGCTTAAATATCAAGGCTGAAGTGGCACATATCTACACATTTGGCTTTGACGAGATGATACCTGCGATGGGTCAGGGTGCTCTTGGTGTCGAGGCTAGAGATGAGAAGCAAATTTTAGATGAGATCTCTTTTCTAAACGACGAAAATGCAGTTATAGAAACGACTATCGAGCGTGATTTTGTAAGCGTTTTAGAGGGTGGCTGCCAGGTGCCAATAGGCATAAGTGCAAGGCTAAAAGGTGATGAAATTTCTATCGATGCGATCGTTGGCCTGCCTGATGGAAGCGAGTATATAAAAGATAGCTTAAAGACTAGCAAAGATAAATTTCAAAGCATCGGCAAAGAGCTAGCGCATAAATTTATAGAAAAAGGGGCGAGAGAGCTTTTAAAGCGCGCTGAAGAGATGGCGTAA
- a CDS encoding FxsA family protein has product MRFFAFLFFLIEAIFIYLFVDKFGFLNYFLEVLVSGFVGIALLFNAGFSSLNSPQVAFKSFLGGNLFSQLGLSFGGMLLFLPGILTDIFGIAVVVFSLIFKKNVAKNESYQEFKFQNFSEQSANKKDDGEIIDVEVIEEPKRVN; this is encoded by the coding sequence ATGAGATTTTTTGCATTTTTGTTTTTTTTGATAGAAGCGATATTTATCTATCTTTTTGTTGATAAATTTGGCTTTTTAAACTACTTTCTTGAGGTGCTGGTCTCTGGATTTGTTGGCATCGCACTTCTTTTTAATGCTGGATTTTCTAGTTTAAATTCGCCTCAAGTGGCGTTTAAAAGCTTTCTTGGCGGAAATTTATTCAGCCAGTTAGGGCTTAGCTTTGGTGGAATGCTTTTATTTTTGCCAGGAATTTTAACAGATATTTTTGGCATAGCCGTAGTCGTTTTTTCTTTGATATTTAAGAAAAATGTAGCAAAAAACGAGAGTTATCAGGAGTTTAAATTTCAAAATTTTAGCGAGCAGAGTGCTAATAAAAAAGATGATGGCGAGATCATCGATGTTGAGGTCATAGAAGAGCCAAAAAGAGTAAATTAG
- a CDS encoding proline--tRNA ligase produces the protein MRFSKFYAPTTKEAPKDASLPSHKFLIRGGFVEQIGSGLYNYLPLGKIMHEKISRIAREEMDEAGALEVSFSVVTSGELWKQSGRYNVFGKELLRFKDRKDNDFVISPTNEEAAVALVRGKVTSYKQLPLNLYQINTKFRDEARPRFGLLRGREFTMKDAYSFHSSKEDLKREFDLMEATYSKIFTRLGLNFRAVEADSGAIGGSGSKEFMVLASNGEDDILCCEACRYAANVEAARRKPRVSEAEAPEADAAKFLTPNAKTIKDVAEFFKVSEFYCIKAVMKKAIYEDKEEVVVFFVRGDDELQETKAQNACKALELVDASEEEIIKAGLVAGFCGPVGLKDVKFYIDNELKGANNMICGANEKDYHFVGVSVSGFNEERFKDLVKVKEGDKCPECGGNLKLSKGIEVGHIFQLGDKYSAAMNATYLDENGKAKPFLMGCYGIGISRLIAVMIEASHDEKGCIWKKGCAPFDVEIIISNLKDEEGVKFAFELYESLKKAGVSVIIDDRNERFGVKMNDFELIGFPYALLVGKEFANGKVEFITRDGLSKETIGVNEAFKKIKESL, from the coding sequence ATGAGATTTAGTAAATTTTATGCACCAACTACCAAAGAAGCACCAAAAGACGCCTCTTTACCAAGTCATAAATTTTTAATAAGAGGTGGATTTGTCGAGCAGATAGGCTCAGGGCTTTACAACTATCTACCGCTTGGAAAGATCATGCATGAGAAAATTTCTCGCATCGCGCGAGAGGAGATGGATGAGGCTGGTGCGCTAGAGGTGAGCTTTAGCGTGGTCACTTCAGGCGAGCTTTGGAAGCAAAGTGGACGTTACAATGTCTTTGGCAAGGAGCTTTTGCGTTTTAAAGATAGAAAGGATAATGACTTTGTTATAAGCCCGACAAACGAAGAGGCAGCCGTTGCTTTGGTACGTGGCAAGGTGACTAGCTACAAGCAGCTACCGCTAAATTTATACCAGATAAACACCAAATTTCGTGACGAGGCGAGACCACGCTTTGGCTTGCTAAGAGGGCGCGAATTTACGATGAAAGATGCTTATAGCTTTCACTCGAGCAAAGAGGATCTAAAGCGTGAGTTTGACCTTATGGAGGCAACTTATAGTAAGATTTTTACCCGTTTGGGGCTAAATTTTAGAGCTGTTGAGGCTGATAGCGGAGCCATTGGCGGTAGCGGCAGTAAAGAATTTATGGTGCTTGCAAGTAACGGCGAGGACGACATCCTTTGCTGTGAGGCTTGCAGATACGCTGCAAACGTTGAGGCTGCAAGACGCAAACCAAGAGTTAGCGAGGCTGAGGCGCCAGAGGCGGACGCGGCTAAATTTCTAACGCCAAATGCAAAAACGATAAAAGATGTGGCAGAGTTTTTCAAAGTTAGCGAGTTTTACTGCATAAAAGCTGTTATGAAAAAGGCGATCTATGAGGATAAAGAAGAAGTTGTGGTCTTTTTTGTAAGGGGCGATGATGAGCTTCAAGAGACAAAGGCACAAAATGCTTGCAAGGCGCTCGAACTTGTCGATGCTAGCGAAGAAGAGATTATAAAAGCTGGGCTTGTGGCTGGATTTTGCGGGCCAGTTGGGCTAAAAGATGTGAAATTTTACATAGACAACGAGCTAAAAGGCGCAAATAATATGATATGTGGTGCCAACGAAAAGGATTACCACTTTGTTGGCGTTAGTGTTAGCGGATTTAACGAAGAGAGATTTAAAGACCTTGTAAAGGTAAAAGAGGGTGATAAATGCCCAGAGTGTGGCGGAAATTTAAAACTTAGCAAGGGTATAGAAGTTGGTCATATCTTTCAACTAGGCGATAAATATTCAGCTGCTATGAATGCGACATATCTTGATGAAAACGGCAAGGCAAAGCCATTTTTGATGGGCTGCTACGGCATCGGTATCAGTAGGCTGATTGCCGTAATGATAGAGGCTAGCCACGATGAGAAGGGCTGCATCTGGAAAAAAGGGTGCGCACCGTTTGACGTGGAGATCATCATTTCAAATTTAAAAGATGAAGAGGGCGTAAAATTTGCATTTGAGCTTTATGAGAGCCTTAAAAAAGCTGGCGTTAGCGTCATCATCGATGATAGAAACGAGAGATTTGGCGTTAAGATGAATGACTTTGAACTCATCGGCTTCCCTTATGCGCTGCTTGTGGGTAAAGAATTTGCAAATGGCAAGGTTGAGTTTATAACAAGAGATGGTTTAAGCAAAGAAACGATCGGCGTAAACGAAGCCTTTAAAAAGATAAAAGAAAGCTTATGA
- the hemA gene encoding glutamyl-tRNA reductase: MHYLDISFTYKNTDISVREKLAFDSDEKKEQILKLLRSNKSINECMVLNTCNRVEIIASVSDLESATTHAFRCMSVFSGVFEDELYERADIYEDSGAVHHLFAVASSLDSLVVGETQIVGQLKNAFKFAYDSSACGEQISKIIHYACKCAAKVRNETQISKNPISVSSVAVAKAKEIFGTLEGKTAIVIGAGEMGELAAKHLISSGAEVIIINRSSERVEQLVDSLGDNASWDSILKLKEYVNNYDLIFSSTAAPHAIITNAIIEPREFHRYFFDIAVPRDIDLINTEFISVYTVDSLEEIVRKNLALREEQAQKAYSIVGQGTSEFLKILKEDMSVPLIKSIRKQAEICAKNELEKAIKKGYLKHSDYEEAQKLIHQVFKAFLHQPTMKLKSLADEERSSELSNGVRFLFDIKEEQNFQVGDIDEI, from the coding sequence ATGCACTATTTAGATATAAGTTTTACATATAAAAATACTGATATTTCAGTTAGAGAAAAGCTTGCATTTGATAGCGATGAGAAAAAAGAGCAAATTTTAAAACTACTAAGATCAAACAAAAGTATAAACGAATGCATGGTTTTAAATACATGCAACCGCGTCGAGATAATTGCAAGCGTTAGTGATCTAGAAAGTGCAACGACGCATGCATTTAGGTGTATGTCTGTATTTTCAGGTGTTTTTGAAGATGAGCTTTATGAAAGGGCTGATATTTATGAAGATAGCGGAGCCGTGCACCACCTCTTTGCCGTGGCAAGCTCGCTTGATAGCCTAGTTGTCGGCGAAACACAGATCGTTGGACAGCTAAAAAATGCCTTTAAATTTGCTTACGATAGCTCAGCTTGCGGCGAACAAATCAGTAAAATCATCCACTATGCATGTAAATGCGCTGCTAAAGTTAGAAATGAAACTCAAATTTCTAAAAACCCGATCTCTGTTTCAAGCGTAGCTGTGGCAAAAGCAAAAGAAATTTTTGGCACGCTTGAAGGTAAAACGGCTATCGTTATAGGCGCTGGCGAAATGGGCGAGCTGGCAGCAAAACACCTAATCTCAAGTGGCGCAGAGGTGATCATTATAAACAGAAGCTCCGAGCGTGTTGAGCAGCTAGTTGATAGCCTTGGTGACAACGCTAGCTGGGATAGCATTTTAAAATTAAAAGAGTATGTGAATAATTATGATCTAATATTTTCAAGCACCGCAGCCCCGCACGCTATCATCACAAACGCTATAATCGAACCAAGAGAATTTCACAGATACTTTTTTGATATTGCCGTACCAAGGGATATTGACCTTATAAATACGGAATTTATTAGCGTCTATACGGTCGATAGTTTAGAGGAGATAGTAAGGAAAAATTTAGCCCTAAGAGAGGAGCAAGCACAAAAGGCTTATTCGATCGTAGGTCAAGGCACAAGCGAATTTTTAAAAATTTTAAAAGAAGATATGAGTGTGCCACTCATAAAATCGATCCGCAAACAAGCTGAAATTTGTGCTAAAAACGAGCTAGAAAAGGCGATAAAAAAAGGATATTTAAAGCATAGTGATTATGAGGAGGCACAAAAGCTCATTCATCAAGTTTTTAAAGCCTTCTTACATCAGCCAACGATGAAGCTAAAAAGTCTTGCGGATGAGGAGAGATCTAGTGAGCTTTCAAATGGGGTTAGATTTTTATTTGATATAAAAGAAGAGCAAAATTTTCAAGTGGGAGATATAGATGAGATTTAG
- a CDS encoding polyprenyl synthetase family protein: MDKIDEIMGKFISELGYKEAFEMFLKISSGKKLRSKLLLKIAGESEISLKLCAIIELIHLASLLHDDVIDEANIRRGKPSINALFGSKNSVMLGDILYSKAYFELTKFDPSIAAIISDAVSKLSIGEMMDVKMAENFNENEQEYLKMIYYKTAVLIEATAICGAKLAGKDSEKFGIYGKNLGLAFQIVDDILDITQDEKTLGKPALNDFVEGKTTLPYIYLYKSLDEAGKTKLRSLWSKKLNAGEISWLKEEFIKTNSLQKAVNEAKRLGNEAIEAIKEYKNAELEGIIKSMIDREF; the protein is encoded by the coding sequence ATGGATAAAATCGATGAAATAATGGGTAAATTTATAAGCGAGCTTGGCTACAAAGAGGCGTTTGAGATGTTTTTAAAGATAAGCTCAGGCAAGAAGCTACGCTCAAAACTTCTTTTAAAAATCGCAGGAGAGAGCGAAATTTCACTTAAACTTTGCGCTATCATCGAGCTCATCCACCTTGCAAGCTTACTGCACGACGACGTCATAGACGAGGCAAATATAAGGCGTGGCAAGCCAAGTATAAACGCACTTTTTGGTAGTAAAAACTCGGTTATGTTGGGCGACATCCTCTACTCAAAGGCTTATTTTGAGCTTACAAAATTTGATCCAAGTATCGCGGCTATCATCTCAGATGCAGTCAGCAAGCTAAGTATCGGCGAGATGATGGATGTGAAAATGGCTGAAAATTTTAATGAAAACGAGCAAGAATATTTAAAAATGATCTACTATAAAACAGCTGTTTTGATAGAAGCCACGGCTATTTGCGGGGCAAAGCTAGCTGGCAAAGATAGTGAGAAATTTGGAATTTATGGCAAAAATTTAGGTCTTGCGTTTCAGATCGTTGATGACATCTTAGACATAACTCAAGATGAGAAAACGCTTGGCAAGCCAGCACTCAATGACTTTGTCGAAGGCAAAACTACACTTCCTTACATTTATCTTTATAAGAGCTTAGACGAAGCTGGTAAGACAAAGCTTAGATCGCTTTGGTCAAAGAAGCTAAATGCTGGCGAAATTTCATGGCTAAAAGAGGAATTTATTAAGACAAATTCTCTTCAAAAAGCAGTAAATGAAGCAAAAAGGCTTGGAAATGAAGCGATAGAAGCGATAAAAGAGTATAAAAACGCTGAGCTTGAAGGGATCATAAAAAGCATGATAGATAGGGAATTTTGA
- a CDS encoding DUF2018 family protein, protein MIDIFEGSARDKFYDILFNANAVLVKNEIDKIFEKFVAMSELCEKHGIGEDEIRNFMALEQDKVYNGVNDLYIELSGEILSQNE, encoded by the coding sequence ATGATAGATATATTTGAGGGCAGTGCGAGGGATAAATTTTATGACATTTTGTTTAACGCAAATGCCGTTTTAGTTAAAAACGAGATAGATAAAATTTTTGAGAAATTTGTGGCTATGAGCGAGCTTTGCGAAAAGCATGGCATTGGCGAAGATGAGATCAGAAATTTTATGGCCTTAGAGCAAGATAAAGTTTATAACGGAGTAAATGACCTATATATCGAGCTTAGCGGAGAAATTTTAAGCCAAAATGAGTAG
- a CDS encoding HAD family hydrolase → MKAVIFDMDGTVIDSGEAIYKTVNEVRDELNLSPLEKEFIIKAINEPGRNLALEFYGIDTPSRSLKEGFEEKFKKFYDECATTYEGVKELLQKCKEAHYKVVLASNAPHDTLEKILKKNEIYELFDEVIGASKEIPQKPDPAMLHLAVSKTGADKAIFVGDSLKDELAAKNANIPYVQVCWGFGEESKTATYNAKNVSEAWEIILNF, encoded by the coding sequence TTGAAAGCAGTTATTTTCGATATGGATGGCACTGTAATCGATAGTGGCGAGGCGATATATAAAACGGTAAATGAAGTAAGAGATGAGCTAAATTTATCGCCACTTGAAAAAGAATTTATCATAAAAGCGATCAATGAACCAGGTAGAAATTTAGCCCTTGAGTTTTATGGCATCGACACGCCAAGCAGGAGCTTAAAAGAGGGCTTTGAAGAGAAATTTAAGAAATTTTACGATGAGTGTGCGACTACCTATGAGGGCGTAAAAGAGCTTTTACAAAAGTGCAAAGAGGCTCACTATAAGGTCGTTTTGGCAAGCAATGCACCGCACGATACGCTAGAGAAAATTTTAAAGAAAAATGAAATTTATGAGCTATTTGACGAGGTCATCGGCGCTAGCAAGGAGATACCGCAAAAGCCAGATCCTGCGATGCTTCACCTAGCTGTCAGTAAAACAGGAGCTGATAAGGCGATCTTTGTAGGAGATAGCCTAAAAGACGAGCTAGCGGCTAAAAATGCAAATATACCTTATGTGCAAGTTTGCTGGGGATTTGGCGAGGAGAGCAAAACTGCCACGTATAACGCCAAAAATGTTAGCGAGGCGTGGGAGATAATATTAAATTTTTAA